Proteins encoded together in one Variovorax paradoxus EPS window:
- a CDS encoding cysteine-rich CWC family protein: protein MTASAAVIDVSRCLLCGESNRCAMEIERETGQAQPPCWCMQADFSNAPLAKLPESMRGLACICARCAAETPPQD, encoded by the coding sequence ATGACGGCCAGCGCTGCGGTCATCGACGTGTCGCGCTGCCTGCTGTGCGGCGAGTCGAACCGCTGCGCGATGGAGATCGAACGCGAGACGGGCCAGGCGCAGCCGCCTTGCTGGTGCATGCAGGCCGACTTCAGCAATGCGCCGCTCGCCAAGTTGCCGGAGTCGATGCGCGGCCTTGCCTGCATCTGCGCGCGCTGCGCCGCGGAGACGCCGCCTCAGGACTGA
- a CDS encoding DHA2 family efflux MFS transporter permease subunit, translating to MTSPPTPEAAATPAPPAMSILRERYGERYRWYLLLSVMVGTMASIMSSTIVNVAIPGMSHHFSLGQERAQWVSSGFMVAMTVSMLTTPWLLSRYGYRRTYIGTMLLLLVGGIVGGLANNFSLVLFARVAEGLAAGVVQPIPAIIILRAFEPHEQGRASGIFGMGVVLAPAIGPSIGGVLVDLFGWRSIFFMVVPFCLASIWLAYKFVPKTAPGGVAAVRGGGLDARGLALGTVGTLCLLNGLVELRGDSPLQAVLLLAGALVSFIAFVWWQRRLAASGGTPLMNLALFQYRQFAMGSVVAFIYGTALFGSTYLLPVYMQVGLSLSASHVGTILLPAGIVLAVTIAGVGRLADRQPTWVLVTIGLALLAASFALMMVLRLDSALWLLVAFAIIGRIGLGFILPSLNLGSMRPLAKPLIPQGASAINFVRMLGGAAGVSLCAIVLEWRLAAHGDSLANPLSSPARLAAFDEVFAMLAGLCALAICAAWQLREGPARNTG from the coding sequence ATGACCTCCCCACCCACGCCCGAAGCCGCCGCCACGCCGGCGCCGCCCGCCATGAGCATCCTGCGCGAACGCTATGGCGAGCGCTATCGCTGGTATCTGCTGCTGTCGGTGATGGTGGGCACGATGGCCTCGATCATGTCGTCGACCATCGTCAATGTCGCGATCCCCGGCATGAGCCATCACTTCTCGCTCGGGCAGGAGCGCGCGCAATGGGTGAGTTCGGGCTTCATGGTGGCGATGACGGTCTCGATGCTCACCACGCCGTGGCTGCTGTCGCGCTACGGCTACCGCCGAACCTACATCGGCACGATGCTTCTGCTGCTCGTGGGCGGCATCGTCGGCGGGCTGGCCAACAACTTCTCGCTGGTGCTGTTCGCGCGCGTGGCCGAAGGGCTCGCGGCGGGCGTGGTGCAGCCCATTCCGGCCATCATCATCCTGCGCGCCTTCGAGCCGCACGAGCAGGGGCGCGCGAGCGGCATCTTCGGCATGGGCGTGGTGCTCGCGCCGGCCATCGGACCGAGCATCGGCGGGGTGCTGGTCGACCTGTTCGGCTGGCGCTCGATCTTCTTCATGGTGGTGCCGTTCTGCCTGGCGTCGATCTGGCTGGCCTACAAGTTCGTGCCCAAGACGGCGCCGGGCGGCGTGGCCGCGGTGCGCGGCGGCGGGCTCGATGCGCGCGGGCTCGCGCTGGGCACGGTCGGCACGCTGTGTTTGTTGAACGGACTGGTCGAGCTGCGCGGCGATTCGCCATTGCAGGCTGTGCTGCTGCTGGCCGGTGCGCTGGTCTCGTTCATCGCATTCGTGTGGTGGCAGCGCCGGCTCGCGGCTTCGGGCGGCACGCCGCTGATGAACCTCGCGCTCTTCCAGTACCGGCAGTTCGCGATGGGCAGCGTGGTCGCCTTCATCTACGGCACGGCGCTCTTCGGCTCGACCTACCTGCTGCCGGTGTACATGCAGGTGGGGCTGAGCCTGTCGGCGTCGCACGTCGGCACCATTCTTCTGCCGGCCGGCATCGTGCTGGCCGTGACCATCGCGGGCGTGGGCCGGCTGGCCGACCGGCAGCCGACCTGGGTGCTGGTGACCATCGGTCTCGCACTGCTGGCGGCTTCGTTCGCGCTGATGATGGTGCTCAGGCTCGACAGCGCGCTGTGGCTGCTGGTGGCCTTCGCGATCATCGGGCGCATCGGGCTGGGCTTCATCCTGCCGTCGCTCAACCTGGGTTCGATGCGGCCGCTGGCCAAGCCGCTGATTCCGCAGGGCGCGAGCGCGATCAACTTCGTGCGCATGCTGGGCGGCGCGGCCGGCGTGAGCCTGTGCGCCATCGTGCTCGAGTGGCGGCTTGCCGCGCACGGCGATTCGCTCGCCAATCCGTTGAGCAGCCCGGCGCGGCTCGCGGCCTTCGACGAAGTGTTCGCGATGCTGGCCGGCCTGTGCGCGCTTGCGATCTGCGCGGCATGGCAGCTGCGCGAGGGGCCGGCGCGCAACACGGGGTAA
- a CDS encoding zinc-binding metallopeptidase family protein: MDSPINDPVNEQSAATLATELAAPTVSRAYRCQCGRPVFLRNSECLACHTPLGYVIDRLGVMPLAPAEGGGALPDTFTVFGDPHGKTYRRCANLMTPAACSWMVPAAREGEEAPADVHGLAPGYCLACSVTRTIPDLSVEAHGVFWGKLEQAKRRLISQLLALGLPVVSRHADPVHGLAFDFLSNMPGGPHVMTGHEDGVITLNAEEAEDAVRERIRAEMREPYRTLLGHFRHEIGHYYWDLLVQPTHWLDDYRALFGDERADYAASLQTHYEQGPPPDWADRFVSSYASTHPWEDWAETWAHYLHMADTADTAMSFGVDATNVELTSDLFTADDLSQPDHPDAAKFLDFINGWVLLTNVLNELSRSMGQPDYYPFVLPRAAVGKLQFIHRVITEQRAGSAPTMVVASDVAATEPEPAEPAPEQTQTQTQSQGGAQS, from the coding sequence ATGGATTCCCCGATCAACGACCCCGTCAACGAACAGTCCGCCGCCACGCTCGCGACCGAGCTCGCCGCGCCGACCGTCAGCCGCGCCTACCGCTGCCAGTGCGGCCGCCCCGTGTTCCTGCGCAACAGCGAGTGCCTGGCCTGCCACACGCCGCTCGGCTACGTGATCGACCGCCTCGGCGTCATGCCGCTGGCACCGGCCGAAGGCGGTGGCGCGCTGCCCGACACCTTCACCGTGTTCGGCGATCCGCACGGCAAGACCTATCGCCGCTGCGCCAACCTCATGACCCCTGCCGCCTGCAGCTGGATGGTGCCGGCCGCGCGCGAGGGCGAGGAGGCCCCGGCCGACGTGCACGGCCTGGCGCCCGGCTACTGCCTGGCTTGCAGCGTCACGCGGACCATTCCCGATCTCTCGGTCGAGGCCCACGGCGTCTTCTGGGGCAAGCTCGAACAGGCCAAGCGCCGCCTGATCTCGCAACTGCTCGCACTCGGCTTGCCGGTGGTGAGCCGGCATGCGGACCCCGTGCACGGCCTGGCCTTCGACTTCCTCAGCAACATGCCGGGCGGGCCGCACGTGATGACCGGCCATGAAGACGGCGTGATCACCCTCAACGCCGAGGAGGCCGAAGACGCGGTGCGCGAACGCATCCGTGCCGAAATGCGCGAGCCCTATCGAACGCTGCTGGGCCACTTCCGCCACGAAATCGGCCACTACTACTGGGACCTGCTGGTGCAGCCCACGCACTGGCTGGACGACTATCGCGCGCTCTTCGGCGACGAGCGTGCCGATTACGCGGCGTCGCTGCAGACGCATTACGAGCAAGGCCCGCCGCCCGACTGGGCCGACCGCTTCGTGAGCAGCTACGCAAGCACGCACCCGTGGGAAGACTGGGCCGAGACCTGGGCCCACTACCTGCACATGGCCGACACCGCGGACACCGCGATGAGCTTCGGCGTCGATGCGACCAACGTCGAGCTGACGAGCGACCTCTTCACAGCAGACGACCTCTCGCAGCCCGACCATCCCGACGCTGCGAAATTCCTCGACTTCATCAATGGCTGGGTGCTGCTGACGAACGTGCTCAACGAGCTGTCGCGCAGCATGGGGCAGCCTGACTATTACCCGTTCGTGCTGCCGCGCGCGGCGGTGGGCAAGCTGCAGTTCATCCACCGCGTGATCACCGAGCAGCGGGCCGGATCGGCGCCGACGATGGTGGTGGCCAGCGATGTGGCGGCGACCGAGCCCGAGCCCGCCGAGCCTGCGCCCGAGCAGACGCAGACGCAGACCCAATCCCAGGGCGGCGCTCAGTCCTGA
- a CDS encoding enoyl-CoA hydratase-related protein encodes MDSQAPILYELADGIATLTLNLPAKLNPIAHGLQVELRDALERIRDDRAVRAVILTGAGKAFCVGADLSAMTPGEEGKSLGTQTAEWMQSLSNPLIETLRTLPVPVVAAVNGAAAGAGVGLALAADVTIAARSAYFYLPFLPKLGIVPDLGCTWAIPRRAGKARAMGMALLDERLSAGRAVQWGLIWACADDEQLMDEARAIAQRLARLPAHAVIEAREAFEASERHTLKEQLHYESERQRELIDRPTFREGVSAFLQKRPPAFESR; translated from the coding sequence ATGGACTCCCAAGCACCGATCCTCTACGAACTGGCCGACGGCATTGCGACGCTCACGCTGAACCTGCCGGCCAAGCTGAATCCCATCGCGCATGGATTGCAGGTCGAACTGCGCGACGCGCTGGAGCGCATCCGCGACGACCGCGCGGTGCGCGCCGTGATCCTGACGGGCGCGGGCAAGGCGTTCTGCGTCGGCGCCGACCTGAGCGCGATGACGCCGGGCGAAGAAGGCAAGTCGCTCGGCACGCAGACCGCCGAGTGGATGCAGTCGCTGAGCAATCCGCTGATCGAGACGCTGCGCACGCTGCCTGTTCCTGTGGTCGCCGCGGTGAACGGCGCCGCGGCCGGTGCGGGCGTCGGCCTCGCGCTTGCGGCGGACGTGACGATCGCGGCACGCAGCGCGTACTTCTATCTTCCCTTTCTTCCGAAGCTTGGCATCGTGCCGGACCTGGGCTGTACCTGGGCGATTCCCCGGCGGGCCGGCAAGGCGCGCGCGATGGGCATGGCACTGCTCGACGAACGCCTGAGCGCCGGACGCGCGGTGCAGTGGGGCCTGATCTGGGCCTGCGCCGACGACGAACAACTGATGGACGAAGCACGCGCCATCGCGCAGCGTCTTGCACGCCTGCCGGCACACGCGGTGATCGAGGCGCGCGAAGCCTTCGAGGCCTCCGAGCGCCACACGCTGAAGGAACAGCTGCACTACGAAAGCGAACGCCAGCGCGAGCTGATCGATCGCCCGACCTTCCGCGAAGGCGTGAGCGCGTTCCTGCAGAAGCGTCCGCCCGCGTTCGAGAGCCGCTGA
- a CDS encoding TonB-dependent receptor: protein MPAVSSLRLRPTVAASLLALHALGAMAQTPAAEPAASSGTLATVNVEASADASAEGLTKPYAGGQVARGGRVGILGNQDMMSTPFSSTNYTNELIQDQQAKSVADVLLNDPSVRQARGFGNFQELYVVRGFPVYSDDVAYNGLYGMLPRQYIASEFFERVEVFRGANSFLNGAAPGGSGIGGAINLLPKRAPNEPLTRVGFGVQSGGQGFVNLDLARRFGRDDSLGVRVNAVRREGGTGVFKESQQLSAFGVGLDWHSRNVRLSADFGYQDYDLKDGRPSLTPSSTLPIPRVPDAKSNFAQPWTYSKEKDKFATFRGEVDITDNITAWAAGGVRRSDEDNVLSNPALVNSFGNTSNTRFSNTRKDRIGTAEIGVRGNFTTGPVKHTVVASATTYSNDRDNAYAISSGSVRNNIYAPFFSPYPVANGTGGFVGNRLEDPRLTDKIDTSSVAVADTMSFMEDRLLVTLGARRQTIKQTSFAYNTIKETSAYDKSKTTPVAGVVFKITPTVSAYANYIEALVQGKVAPATANNRPVANGGEVFAPYQAKQKEIGVKYDGGSLGASAAFFTIDQPVYQYADEAAGQVYGLYGKQRNQGLEFSVFGEPTKGLRLLGGLTLLDAKQKNTQGGATDGLTAIGVAKQQANLSAEWDVPGVRNLSLNARLLYTSKQYANAANTQQIPGWTRFDIGARYLVDLGNGRALTLRARIDNLFNKSYWASVGGTQGSNYLTLGAPRTFAVSGTIDF from the coding sequence ATGCCCGCAGTTTCCTCCCTTCGCCTTCGCCCGACCGTGGCGGCTTCGCTTCTTGCCCTCCACGCTCTCGGCGCCATGGCGCAGACACCCGCTGCGGAACCGGCTGCATCGAGCGGCACCCTGGCCACGGTCAACGTCGAAGCCAGCGCCGACGCCTCGGCCGAAGGCCTGACCAAGCCCTATGCCGGCGGCCAGGTGGCGCGCGGCGGGCGGGTCGGGATTCTGGGCAACCAGGACATGATGAGCACGCCGTTCTCGAGCACCAACTACACCAACGAACTGATCCAGGACCAGCAGGCCAAGAGCGTCGCCGACGTGCTGCTCAACGATCCGTCGGTGCGCCAGGCGCGCGGCTTCGGCAACTTCCAGGAGCTCTACGTGGTGCGGGGCTTCCCCGTGTACTCCGACGACGTGGCGTACAACGGCCTCTACGGCATGCTGCCGCGCCAGTACATCGCCTCCGAATTCTTCGAGCGCGTGGAAGTGTTCCGCGGCGCCAACTCCTTCCTGAACGGTGCCGCGCCCGGCGGCAGCGGCATCGGCGGCGCGATCAACCTGTTGCCCAAGCGCGCGCCCAACGAGCCGCTCACCCGTGTCGGCTTTGGCGTGCAGAGCGGTGGCCAGGGCTTCGTGAATCTCGACCTGGCACGCCGCTTCGGCCGCGACGACAGCCTGGGCGTTCGCGTGAACGCCGTGCGCCGCGAAGGCGGCACGGGTGTCTTCAAGGAAAGCCAGCAACTGAGCGCCTTCGGCGTCGGCCTCGACTGGCACAGCCGCAATGTGCGCCTCTCGGCCGACTTCGGCTACCAAGACTACGACCTGAAGGACGGCCGCCCGAGCCTCACGCCCTCCTCGACGTTGCCGATCCCGCGCGTGCCCGACGCCAAGAGCAACTTCGCCCAGCCCTGGACCTACTCCAAGGAAAAGGACAAGTTCGCCACCTTCCGCGGCGAAGTCGACATCACCGACAACATCACGGCCTGGGCCGCCGGCGGCGTGCGCCGCAGCGACGAAGACAACGTGCTGTCGAACCCGGCCCTCGTCAACTCCTTCGGCAACACCAGCAACACGCGCTTCAGCAACACCCGCAAGGACCGCATCGGCACCGCCGAGATCGGCGTGCGCGGCAACTTCACCACCGGCCCGGTGAAGCACACGGTCGTGGCCTCGGCCACCACGTACAGCAACGACCGCGACAACGCCTATGCGATCTCTTCGGGCAGCGTGCGCAACAACATCTACGCGCCCTTCTTCTCGCCCTACCCCGTCGCCAACGGGACCGGTGGCTTCGTGGGCAACCGGCTGGAAGACCCGCGCCTGACCGACAAGATCGACACCTCGAGTGTCGCCGTCGCCGACACCATGTCCTTCATGGAAGACCGCCTGCTGGTCACGCTCGGCGCACGCCGCCAGACCATCAAGCAGACCAGCTTCGCCTACAACACGATCAAGGAAACGAGCGCCTACGACAAGAGCAAGACCACGCCGGTGGCCGGCGTCGTGTTCAAGATCACGCCGACCGTGTCGGCCTACGCCAACTACATCGAAGCCCTGGTCCAGGGCAAGGTGGCCCCCGCCACGGCAAACAATCGCCCGGTCGCCAATGGCGGCGAAGTCTTTGCGCCCTACCAGGCCAAGCAAAAGGAAATCGGCGTCAAGTACGACGGCGGTTCGCTGGGCGCGAGCGCCGCGTTCTTCACGATCGACCAGCCCGTCTACCAATACGCGGACGAGGCCGCGGGCCAGGTTTACGGCCTGTACGGCAAGCAGCGCAACCAGGGCCTCGAGTTCTCGGTGTTCGGCGAACCCACGAAGGGCCTGCGCCTGCTCGGCGGCCTGACGCTGCTGGACGCCAAGCAGAAGAACACGCAAGGTGGCGCCACCGACGGCCTGACCGCCATCGGCGTGGCCAAGCAGCAGGCCAACCTCAGTGCCGAGTGGGACGTGCCGGGCGTGCGCAACCTTTCGCTGAATGCGCGCCTCCTTTACACCTCCAAGCAGTACGCCAACGCCGCCAACACGCAGCAGATCCCGGGCTGGACGCGCTTCGATATCGGCGCACGCTACTTGGTGGACCTGGGCAACGGCCGAGCGCTCACGCTGCGCGCGCGCATCGACAACCTGTTCAACAAGTCGTACTGGGCTTCGGTAGGTGGCACGCAGGGCTCCAACTATCTGACGCTGGGCGCACCGCGCACCTTCGCGGTGAGCGGCACCATCGACTTCTGA
- a CDS encoding class II glutamine amidotransferase has protein sequence MCQLLGMNCNTPTDVTFSFTGFAQRGGRTDHHADGWGIAFFEDRGLRHFVDHQPACESPVAELIRRYPIQSRNVIAHIRKATQGEVNLQNCHPFVRELWGRYWVFAHNGDLKDFRPRLHGNFHPVGNTDSEHAFCWLMQELAKSHAGVPSIDELTLTLRELAPQLASHGTFNFMLSNGQALWAHASTNLWYVERRHPFVTAQLSDEDLEIDFAQHTTPTDRVAVVVTTPLTTNETWTQFAPGELHVFVDGQRSVGRDPNEAF, from the coding sequence ATGTGTCAATTGCTAGGGATGAACTGCAACACGCCGACCGACGTGACCTTCAGCTTCACGGGGTTCGCGCAGCGCGGTGGCCGCACCGACCACCACGCGGACGGCTGGGGCATCGCGTTCTTCGAGGACCGGGGCCTGCGCCATTTCGTCGATCACCAGCCGGCCTGCGAATCGCCGGTGGCGGAGCTGATCCGGCGCTACCCGATCCAGAGCCGCAACGTCATCGCGCACATCCGCAAGGCGACGCAGGGCGAGGTCAACCTTCAGAACTGCCATCCGTTCGTGCGGGAGCTGTGGGGGCGCTACTGGGTGTTCGCCCACAACGGCGACCTGAAGGACTTTCGGCCGCGACTGCATGGCAATTTCCATCCCGTGGGCAACACCGACAGCGAGCACGCCTTCTGCTGGCTGATGCAGGAACTCGCGAAGTCGCATGCGGGCGTGCCGAGCATCGATGAATTGACGCTCACCCTGCGCGAACTGGCTCCGCAACTCGCGAGCCACGGCACCTTCAACTTCATGCTGTCGAACGGGCAGGCGCTGTGGGCGCATGCATCGACCAACCTCTGGTACGTGGAGCGCCGGCATCCGTTCGTGACGGCGCAGCTGTCCGACGAAGACCTGGAAATCGACTTCGCCCAGCACACCACGCCCACCGATCGCGTGGCCGTGGTCGTGACGACCCCACTCACCACGAACGAAACGTGGACCCAGTTCGCGCCAGGCGAACTGCATGTGTTCGTGGACGGGCAACGGTCGGTCGGCCGAGATCCAAACGAAGCCTTTTGA
- a CDS encoding PepSY-associated TM helix domain-containing protein, whose amino-acid sequence MRAFATGIHRWAGLAVALFLVVSGLTGAVISWDHEIDGWLNRKLYDTQSRGPFKDPFELAAAVEAHDPRARVAYMPLGFEEGHAAGYFVQPRVDPATGKPFRLGYNQVFVDPVTAEVRGRRDSTAISLKPETLMPFLRKLHYMLHVPAMWGTDRIGWWIMGTVALVWLLDSFVALYLTMPRRLRKAVHPTHRPAAAWWQRWKPSWTVRWAAGGYKLNFDLHRAGGLWIWGLIIVVAFTSFSLNLYKEVFHPMLSLVSKTTPGPSALVPLAPLGTRIEPTIGFREIVAQAEAEARRRGWTTPLGGAFYNARGGFYNISFFDHATHDDSDGMGLSNLYLDGRDGHVISSNRPWHGTAADVFAQLQLPLHGGRILGMPGRIMMSALGLVVAMLSITGIVIWARKLRSRRLQARREREQARTAAPGFRQDAGFSPARR is encoded by the coding sequence ATGCGCGCCTTCGCGACCGGCATCCACCGCTGGGCCGGCCTGGCGGTTGCGCTGTTCCTCGTCGTCTCGGGCCTGACCGGCGCCGTCATCTCGTGGGACCACGAGATCGACGGCTGGCTCAACCGCAAGCTCTACGACACGCAAAGCCGCGGCCCCTTCAAGGACCCGTTCGAGCTGGCCGCCGCGGTCGAGGCGCACGATCCGCGCGCGCGGGTCGCGTACATGCCGCTCGGCTTCGAAGAGGGCCATGCCGCCGGCTACTTCGTGCAGCCCCGCGTCGATCCGGCCACCGGAAAGCCCTTCAGGCTCGGCTACAACCAGGTGTTCGTCGACCCGGTCACGGCCGAGGTGCGCGGCCGGCGCGACTCCACGGCCATCTCGCTCAAGCCCGAGACGCTGATGCCGTTCCTCCGCAAGCTCCACTACATGCTGCACGTGCCGGCGATGTGGGGCACCGACCGCATCGGCTGGTGGATCATGGGCACGGTGGCGTTGGTGTGGCTGCTCGACAGCTTCGTCGCGCTCTACCTCACGATGCCGCGACGGCTGCGCAAGGCCGTGCACCCGACGCACCGGCCGGCAGCCGCCTGGTGGCAGCGCTGGAAGCCGTCGTGGACCGTGCGCTGGGCGGCCGGCGGCTACAAGCTCAACTTCGACCTGCACCGCGCGGGCGGGCTGTGGATCTGGGGGCTGATCATCGTCGTCGCCTTCACCTCGTTCTCACTGAACCTCTACAAGGAGGTGTTCCACCCGATGCTCTCGCTGGTTTCCAAGACCACGCCCGGACCGTCGGCGCTGGTGCCGCTCGCGCCGCTGGGCACGCGCATCGAGCCCACCATCGGCTTCCGCGAGATCGTGGCGCAGGCTGAAGCGGAGGCCCGACGCCGCGGCTGGACGACGCCGCTGGGCGGCGCGTTCTACAACGCGCGCGGCGGCTTCTACAACATCTCGTTCTTCGACCACGCCACGCACGACGACAGCGACGGCATGGGCCTGTCGAACCTCTACCTCGACGGCCGCGACGGCCACGTCATCAGCAGCAATCGCCCATGGCACGGCACCGCCGCCGACGTGTTCGCGCAGCTGCAATTGCCGCTGCACGGCGGGCGCATCCTGGGCATGCCGGGGCGCATCATGATGTCGGCGCTGGGGCTGGTGGTGGCGATGCTGTCGATCACCGGCATCGTCATCTGGGCGCGCAAGCTGCGCTCACGGCGACTGCAGGCCCGGCGCGAGCGCGAACAGGCCCGCACCGCGGCGCCCGGGTTCAGGCAGGACGCAGGGTTTTCTCCAGCGCGTCGATGA
- a CDS encoding 6-phosphofructokinase — protein MPILNAFYAQSGGVTSVINASACGVIETARKHPDRIGKLYAGRNGIIGALTEELIDTGAESAEAIAALRTTPSGAFGSCRYKLKSLEKNRREYERLIEVFKAHGIGYFFYNGGGDSADTCFKVSQLSQSLGYPLQAIHVPKTIDNDLPLTDCCPGFGSVAKYVAVSTIEASFDVRSMAATSTKVFVLEVMGRHAGWIAAAGGLAADQGIPVVVLFPEIEFDKPRFLARVDELVKQHGYCSVVVSEGCHYPDGTFLAEQGTRDAFGHAQLGGAAPVVAQMIKDAYGHKFHWAVADYLQRAARHIASATDVKQAYELGQRAVELALEGRNAVMPTIERTSDVPYAYTLGSAPLESVANVEKPMPRDFISDDGYGITEKCRRYLLPLIEGEDYPAYRNGLPVYVTLQNVAVAKKLPAFELA, from the coding sequence ATGCCCATCCTCAACGCCTTCTACGCCCAGTCGGGCGGCGTCACCTCGGTCATCAATGCGTCGGCCTGCGGCGTGATCGAGACGGCACGAAAACACCCGGACCGCATCGGCAAGCTCTACGCCGGCCGCAACGGCATCATCGGCGCGCTGACGGAAGAACTGATCGACACGGGCGCCGAATCGGCCGAAGCGATTGCGGCCTTGCGAACCACGCCATCGGGCGCATTCGGTTCGTGCCGCTACAAGCTCAAGTCGCTCGAGAAGAACCGCCGCGAATACGAGCGGCTGATCGAAGTCTTCAAGGCGCACGGCATCGGCTATTTCTTCTACAACGGGGGCGGCGATTCGGCCGACACTTGCTTCAAGGTGAGCCAGCTCTCGCAGTCGCTCGGTTATCCGCTGCAGGCGATCCATGTGCCCAAGACCATCGACAACGACCTGCCGCTGACCGACTGCTGCCCGGGCTTCGGCTCGGTCGCGAAGTACGTGGCGGTGTCGACGATCGAGGCCTCGTTCGACGTGCGCTCGATGGCCGCCACCTCGACCAAGGTGTTCGTGCTCGAAGTGATGGGGCGGCATGCGGGGTGGATCGCCGCAGCCGGCGGGCTTGCCGCGGACCAGGGCATTCCGGTGGTGGTGCTGTTTCCTGAAATCGAGTTCGACAAGCCGCGCTTTCTCGCGCGTGTCGATGAATTGGTGAAGCAGCACGGCTACTGCTCGGTCGTGGTGTCCGAGGGCTGCCACTACCCCGACGGGACCTTCCTCGCGGAGCAAGGCACGCGCGATGCGTTCGGCCATGCGCAGCTCGGCGGCGCGGCGCCAGTGGTGGCGCAGATGATCAAGGACGCATACGGCCACAAGTTTCACTGGGCCGTGGCCGACTACCTGCAGCGCGCGGCGCGGCACATTGCCTCGGCCACCGACGTGAAGCAGGCCTACGAGCTGGGACAGCGCGCCGTCGAGCTCGCGCTGGAAGGCCGCAATGCAGTGATGCCGACGATCGAGCGCACGTCCGATGTGCCCTATGCGTACACGCTCGGCAGCGCGCCGCTCGAATCGGTGGCCAATGTCGAGAAGCCGATGCCGCGCGACTTCATTTCGGACGACGGCTACGGCATCACCGAGAAATGCCGGCGCTACCTGCTGCCGTTGATCGAGGGCGAGGACTACCCCGCCTACCGCAACGGCTTGCCGGTGTATGTGACGCTGCAGAACGTCGCGGTGGCAAAGAAGCTGCCGGCCTTCGAGCTCGCATGA
- a CDS encoding ABC transporter substrate-binding protein, giving the protein MHRRNFIAASAAAAAGLGPLSFPALGAENGVSDSEIVLGHTGILSGPLGVPVKVVMAGAGLAFDAVNAQGGLSGRKIRVVSLDDELKPEKALANYEKLLAEHRVFAFFGCVGSGTTAAGAKVVNQSGAPTVGGYAVSDSAREKMGGAGYFVRATFAREAQALVQHLTTIGVSRIAVAYLDNPGGAEVAKLVEAALDTLKLKPEAAVAVKGDGTTNEASGKALAESKAQAVIMYLGGGIGGEVMKAAWAAGGRQMYYGMSIVPGDVTAKLVGDKTSGLAISQIVPYLWSEVDATAREFRQLAERAKVDLGYLSYEGYVNALVMIEGLRRTGRDLTRAKLHAALKAMKLRIGGMEIDFTGASNTGSRFIEMVRVTKEGKFIR; this is encoded by the coding sequence ATGCATCGCAGAAATTTCATTGCCGCCTCGGCTGCGGCAGCGGCCGGGCTCGGCCCTCTCTCCTTCCCAGCCCTTGGCGCCGAAAACGGCGTCTCCGACAGCGAAATCGTCCTCGGCCACACCGGCATCCTCAGCGGCCCGCTCGGCGTGCCGGTCAAGGTCGTGATGGCCGGGGCCGGGCTGGCCTTCGACGCGGTCAATGCGCAAGGCGGGCTGTCGGGCCGCAAGATCCGGGTCGTGTCGCTCGACGACGAGCTCAAGCCCGAGAAGGCCCTCGCCAATTACGAAAAGCTGCTGGCGGAGCACCGTGTCTTCGCCTTCTTCGGCTGCGTGGGCTCGGGCACCACCGCCGCGGGCGCCAAGGTCGTGAACCAGAGCGGCGCGCCGACGGTGGGCGGCTATGCGGTGTCGGATTCGGCCCGCGAGAAGATGGGCGGTGCCGGCTACTTCGTGCGCGCCACCTTCGCGCGCGAAGCCCAGGCGCTGGTGCAGCACCTGACGACCATCGGCGTCTCGCGCATCGCCGTGGCGTACCTCGACAATCCCGGCGGCGCGGAAGTCGCCAAGCTGGTCGAAGCCGCGCTGGACACGCTCAAGCTGAAGCCGGAGGCCGCCGTGGCGGTCAAGGGCGATGGCACGACCAACGAGGCATCGGGCAAGGCGCTCGCCGAGAGCAAGGCGCAGGCCGTGATCATGTATCTGGGCGGCGGCATCGGCGGCGAGGTGATGAAGGCGGCCTGGGCCGCGGGCGGTCGCCAGATGTACTACGGGATGTCGATCGTGCCGGGCGATGTCACGGCCAAGCTCGTGGGCGACAAGACCAGCGGACTGGCGATCTCGCAGATCGTGCCGTACCTGTGGAGCGAGGTCGACGCCACCGCGCGCGAATTCCGCCAACTGGCCGAGCGCGCCAAGGTGGACCTGGGCTACCTGAGCTACGAGGGCTATGTGAACGCGCTCGTGATGATCGAGGGCCTGCGCCGCACCGGCCGCGACCTCACGCGCGCGAAGCTGCACGCCGCGCTGAAGGCGATGAAGCTGCGCATCGGCGGCATGGAGATCGACTTCACCGGCGCCAGCAACACGGGCTCGCGCTTCATCGAGATGGTGCGCGTGACCAAGGAAGGCAAGTTCATCCGCTAG